The following DNA comes from Candidatus Methanosuratincola sp..
AATCCAAAACTTAAATACTCCCTGCCGAAGATACGATTCTAACATGCCGTACGAGGTGCAGAGGTCTCCTGTTGGCTCTGTCTTGATAGGCGCAGCTGCCCTGGTTTCCTTCTATTCCATCTCTTACTACACGCTGCCAGTGGCAGTACTTCTCTCCACTGCCGTCGGAGTGCTGTCGTATTTCAGGCCAAAGGTCACCCCGTTGTTCGTACTCGGTTCGCTGGCGATCCCCTCAGCTGAAATCGTGCTTTCATCGCCGATGAGCCCCGGCGGAGTCCCGTACCAGGGCCTCCTCATAGCAGTGCTTTTTCTGGTTGCTTTCGTAGGGTGCCTGGTCGACTGGCTCGGCTCCCTAGCAGGGCTCTTCTTGGGGATGGCTGTGGGCGTCAGCTTCAGCACTGCTCTCGTCCTGCCGGCTATAGCGGTCTTTAGCGCACTGAAGTCGGGGCGGGCCGGCGCATCTGTGCTAATACTGTATTCTGCATTCGGGACCTACTTCCTGTACGGGCAGTATCTCGGTTACACCCTCCCGGCTGGCTATGCCTTGGAGGTTTTCTTCCCAAGCATCTCTGACCTCTCATCACTCTATTTTCCTTCACTGCTGATGGGGGTCTTCCTTGGGCCTGGCTGGCAAGACGGGCTCTCTTCCTCTTCATCCGCAAGGTACTTCTTTGAGCTGACTCCTCTCTATTTCGCGAGCATAGGTTCGGTTATCATCCTTGTCTCCGCCTATGGCAGGAAGTTCTTCAACCTCCTGGGCCTTAACGCCCATCTGACAAGGGTGGTTGCGGCTGCAGTAGGCACGGTCATTGGCGGCTTTCTGATCCTCGGCTCACCGGAGGAGATCGCAGTATCCGCGCTCTTCTCCATTGCCGCGACATTTGCCTTCCTGGCGTTTAGGCCGGTCTTTAGGCCGAGGCCGCAGCTCAGTTCGAGCGGCTTGATCGATCTCTTCTCGAGGTCGCCGATCTACGATGCCAAAGGCGGTTCGGGGGCGATTGGAGGGAATCCAAAGTCATCGGACCTCAGGTACTGCTGGGAGAACACAAAGGGCTTGGATCACATAAAGGGCGAGTTGCTCCGCAGCGTCGCCCTCCCGATCAAGTACAAAAAGGAGGCAACCCGATTCGGCGTCAAGCCCGCAAGAGGCATCCTCCTGTACGGGCCGCCAGGCACGGGGAAGACCACGCTCCTGCGCGGCTTGGCTTCCCAGCTGGGAGTCAGGTACTACGAGGTAAGCCTCAGCGAATTGCTTTCAAAGTGGTATGGCGAGAGCGAGCGCAAGATCAGCGAGCTCTTCAGTAACGCGCGCGAGAATGCCCCTTGCCTCCTCGCCATAAACGACATCGACTCGATAGGCAAGGACCGCACGATGTACAAGAGCGATGACGTGACCCCGCGCCTCATGAACGTACTGCTCTCGGAGCTCGATGCAATAAACCAGAAAAATGTTGACGTGATAGTGGTGGCGACTACAAACAAGCCCCAGCTGCTCGACAGGGCGTTGATCAGGCCCGGCAGGTTCGACAAGATAATCTACGTAGGCCCTCCTGACAAGGACTCGAGGAAGGAGATCTTCAAGTGCTACCTCGAGGGGAGGCCGGTCTATCCTGGGATCGACTACGACCGGTTGGCGGAGCTCTCCGAGCGCTTCACTGGCGCAGACATCGAGGCCGTGGTAAACAAGATATTCTCGTCCGCCTTCTACGAAGGCCTCAAGGACGGCAAGTCGTCCCCCATCTCGCAGGAGGCCCTCGAGGACGCGATAAGGGGCACGAGGCCTTCAGTAGACTATTCTATGCTCGAGGAGTATGAGCGTTTCAGGGTCGAATTCGAACGTGACCGGCGTGTTACAAAAAGCTGGGAATCCGGCATCCCTGAAGTCACCTTCGACGATATAGGAGACCTGGATGGCGTAAAGGCTGAACTAAGGGAGGCTTTCGAGCTCCCGATAAGGCGACCTGACTTGATGGAACGGCTCAGAGTGAGGGGGGTGAAAGGGGTGTTGCTCTATGGCCCGCCGGGTTGCGGGAAGACGCTCCTGGCAAAGGCGGTGGCAAACGAAGTCAAGGCGAACTTCTTCCCCGTGAGCGGGGCTGAGCTTTCCAGGGGGAACATACACGAGGCAGCCGCCAAGATAAACGATATATTCAGAAGGGCAAGGGACAATGCGCCAGCGATAGTCTTCATCGACGAGATTGATCAGATCGCCCCTGACCGCAGTAATGCCGCCGGAGCCCAGTTTGTCCCGGTGACGACCCAGCTGCTATCTGAGCTAGACGGGCTCCAAGATCTCAAGGGCGTGATGGTGCTCGCAGCAACTAACAGGCACGAGTCAATAGATCCTGCTCTACTCAGGCCCGGCAGGATCGAGAAGCACATACACGTGAAGCCTCCTGACGAGAAGGCCAGAGCCGAGATCATAAGGGTCCACCTCAGGGACGCCCCGGTCGGATCAAGCGTAGTAGTCGAGGAGATATCAAAACTGACTGAGGGATTCTCCGGCGCCGGTCTCCAGGAACTCGTCAACGAGGCTAAGAAATCCCTCATCAGGGCTACGCTGAAGGGCGAGGTCCGTGATGTGCTCGAGATGGAGGACTTTCTCGATGCACTGAGGAGGATGAAAGAGTCTTCGATCGTTGACAAATGATCCTGGCAGGGACTGCTGGAACGGAGATCACCCCATCAGAATTCAATTCCAAAATTCTTTAATTTTATCTTTACGAGCTTATGGTGGAGGCAATTGTATGAAGAACTACGTTCTCCCCGTAATATTTGTGGTTGTGGCCGCCGCGATCATTGGTTCATCCGGATACCTCTACTACCAGTACTATGCAACCCCTAGGTGTGAGGTATGCGGCATGCTTATCACTCCTGAGATGGAAAGAAACATCATCATGGTCGATGCTGACACGGGCCAGCGCGTATGGACATGCTGCCCAGGCTGCATGCTCAGGAGCGTGGCAGCACACCCGAATGTGAACATCACTGCACTCGACAGCTGGTACGGAACATCTGCGCCGAACATACAAATCATAATCAGAAACGGGTCGGAGGTCAGCGTGACTCCCGAGAGCGCTAGGATACTTTTAGGCTCCAAGATCGTTAAGAGCTGCGCCAACAACCGAATCGCCATCAACCAGACCTCGATCGATCTGCTGCTTGCAAACGGCTGGAACCCCGATAACCCGCTGGCGGTCTTCAAGAACCCGCTTCCTGAAGGGACACCCGTGGTAACCGTTGCAGGGGCTCTTCCTGGCCTTAAACAGATGGGCATATCCTACGTCCCGCCATCGATGGCGTTCATCGGCGGAATCGCCTTGGTTGGAGTTTTGGTGCTGGTCTTTGGCTTGGTGGCATGGAAAAAGCTTTCGCCCCCCGTAAAAGCCGCGGCCCAGAAGAGTTAAATAAAAAACCATCTTTTTTTGTTGTAACATTCAACATTATTTTTATGCATAGTGCCTTTCGAAGCAAGTTGCTTTATCTATCTATTTATCTCTCCATATCTCCTTCGGTACAGTCTTTATCATTGCATTTTCCAGCGAATCTACTTTCAGTTTTCTGCCCTTCATGAAGAGCCGCCCGCCCATTATGTCGACGATCCTTCCTCCCTCTGCAATGAGGTATACCTTTTCTGACAGGCACTCTCCCACCTCTTTGCCATTGACGATTATTCGGTCTCCGATCTCTGCGTACTGAATCTGTCTTATCTCCCTCTCACCGTTGACTGTGACCTTCCTGATCTCTAGGCTGGGTGTAATCGCCGGTATCACCAATTCCTTTGCAACCTCCTCCGCCAAGGCTCTGCCAGAGTCATTCCAGATGATTGCAGCCGAGTCTGGCTTTCCGGGGCTCTCGATCTGAAGCACCGGGAGCGAAGTCATGCTTCTCAAGACCTTTGTTTTGGTAAGCGTCTGCGCAACATAGGTAATGCCACTCTGGGAGGTCCTCCCGCTGTTCAGGATCACAAGGGCATCGAGATCGTCCAAAACAAGCTCGTCAAGCAGTCTGCTCGTTGTCTTTTCTCTTGACGAAAAGTCCAGCCTCTCGCCGGAAAGCTTCGAATATTCAACCATAGCGCTCTCGCTTACAGGCTTCACCTCGACCGTATAGCCCATCTTTTCGAAGAGCTGGCCTATCTTTATATGCCACTTCTCGATGAGCGGTTCAGCTCCGATGACGGCTAGGAATAGCTTCTTCATACCCTTTGCTGTCGGAGCGATCTCCCCGATGGATCTCGGAAGCCATTCTGACAGCTTTATCTTCCCGCCAGCCCTCCTGAATTCGTCAAGAATCCTGAGCAGATCTGGTGTCGGCGTCTCCATTATCCACACTGATCTCTGTATCTGGAGTGCCCCGGATCTCCTCAATGTCCTGACCAGCCTTATCCTTATGCCATGCGGGTCTCTTTTAGCCTCGATATCATAGATCACTAGGAACAAGTCTTCCACCAACAACTTTAACTTTAGCCTACCCCAATAAATCGGCAGTGGTACCGATGGGCTGTTACCCTGCAGCTTCGATCGCACGACACCCGCCAGCAGTTGTGCTCTCCGAGAACGCTTCTGTTGGCGGAGCCATCAAACAAATGGATCAGAAGAGCGTAAGGCACGCCTTAGTCTCTGAGGACGGTATTAGGCTGCAAGGGATAGTTTCGGCAAAGGATCTTCTGAACCTCCTCGGCGGAGGGGAGAAGTTTGCTTCTGTCCAAGCTGTTGCGGGAAAGAGCGTCCAGACCCTGCTCAACTCCCCAATCTTACCAATAGTCAATAGGAGACCGATCCTCGGTAGGGTTTCATCCCCGCTCCCCGAGCTGATGTCCACAATGGCCAGACATGATATAGGGATGCTCCCACTCATAAACGAGGACGGCACGATATGGGGCGTGCTTTCGGAGCGGCATCTCTTTAAGCTCTTTGAGGCTCAGCAGATGTTCGTCAGGGTCTCAGAGATAATGTCAACCCCCCTAATTACGCTGGATATCAGGACAAGCCTCTTGGACGCAATGAAGGTGATGATCAAAAACGACATCAGGCGTGTCCTAGTGACGAAAGGGTTGGACGTCTGGGGCATCGTTACTGTAAAGGATGTCATGAGATTCCTCGCGAGCCCCTACGTCGATGCCCTCGTCGAGAAAGGGCTGTCTGATTACCTGCTAAATGTGAACATATCAAAGATCGCGACAGCCAACCCAAAGACGGTGGATCCGGATCTCGACCTCTGCGATGCCGTGAAGGTCATGAACACATACAACATAGGGTCCCTGATCGTTGTCTCAGACGGCAAGCCGATCGGGATGCTGACCGAGCGGGACTTTCTGCTGAAGTTGCCCAAGCTGAGAGGCGTCGAGTTCATGACCGATATTACCCGTAACCGCGTTCTCGTCGGCAGGATCCATTTCTAAACGTGACATCTAATGGCGATGGTAAAGGCAGTTCTACCATTACTTAGACGACTGTACCTTATCTTTGCAATCTCTTCACTGTCAATGTACCTGTTATCCATGGTTTTTGCTATAGTCGTGGTAGGCTCCCCCATTAATCGTTCTTTATTAATTCAATCGTATCCGATCCAGTCCTACAGGCTTCTATTATGGGATCTTGACCCGGTCTTACTCCTACCGTCCCTCCTCCTCGTTATGGTTCTTGCCTTCATATTGGCGTTCTCGCTTTCAGGCATTTCTGAACCGAACTTCTGCAGATCATCCCTGGACTTCCTTAAAGGGAAGGCGGATCCCACTCGAATGAACTTCCTGCTTGTAATGCCGTTCATCTGTTCGTCCACCTTCTTCTGCTTCTATGTATTGCACTATCTGGAGGAGTCTGCGGGGATCCCTGTGGGCGGAGTAGTATTCCGGAATCTCTTTGAAGAGATCTTACTCTCATCTTATGCAGTCTTCGCCGAAGAACTCGCCTTCAGAATGTTGCCCGTACTATTTCCAGTTGCACTACTTCTACTCATTTCTACACGTGGAAGCGGAATGAGATTCAGGACTGTTTTACTTGCCTTGTTCAAGCCCAGGCTTTTCATTGAGGTCTATGATGATGGCAGGGTTTCCGTACCTCCTCGAGGATTTGTCGCAACGCTTGTTGTATTATCCTCCATGATATTTGCTTATGCGCACCTCGCCTCGGGCTCTTGGGGGGTAGGAAAGGTTCTGACCGCCTTCATAGCCGGCTTGGTACTTGGTTTTTCGGCATTCTACTACGGATTCGAGAGTTCAATCTTAATCCACTGGTTCTATAACTCTTATTGGCCTGCCCTTGCCTTGGCCTCCGAGTTTCTTTACCCCTTCGGTGGAGTTTATGCTTTGGCATTCTATTACACGATGATCTCAGGGGCTATTATGTCGA
Coding sequences within:
- a CDS encoding DUF2117 domain-containing protein; translation: MEDLFLVIYDIEAKRDPHGIRIRLVRTLRRSGALQIQRSVWIMETPTPDLLRILDEFRRAGGKIKLSEWLPRSIGEIAPTAKGMKKLFLAVIGAEPLIEKWHIKIGQLFEKMGYTVEVKPVSESAMVEYSKLSGERLDFSSREKTTSRLLDELVLDDLDALVILNSGRTSQSGITYVAQTLTKTKVLRSMTSLPVLQIESPGKPDSAAIIWNDSGRALAEEVAKELVIPAITPSLEIRKVTVNGEREIRQIQYAEIGDRIIVNGKEVGECLSEKVYLIAEGGRIVDIMGGRLFMKGRKLKVDSLENAMIKTVPKEIWRDK
- a CDS encoding CBS domain-containing protein, coding for MGCYPAASIARHPPAVVLSENASVGGAIKQMDQKSVRHALVSEDGIRLQGIVSAKDLLNLLGGGEKFASVQAVAGKSVQTLLNSPILPIVNRRPILGRVSSPLPELMSTMARHDIGMLPLINEDGTIWGVLSERHLFKLFEAQQMFVRVSEIMSTPLITLDIRTSLLDAMKVMIKNDIRRVLVTKGLDVWGIVTVKDVMRFLASPYVDALVEKGLSDYLLNVNISKIATANPKTVDPDLDLCDAVKVMNTYNIGSLIVVSDGKPIGMLTERDFLLKLPKLRGVEFMTDITRNRVLVGRIHF
- a CDS encoding AAA family ATPase produces the protein MPYEVQRSPVGSVLIGAAALVSFYSISYYTLPVAVLLSTAVGVLSYFRPKVTPLFVLGSLAIPSAEIVLSSPMSPGGVPYQGLLIAVLFLVAFVGCLVDWLGSLAGLFLGMAVGVSFSTALVLPAIAVFSALKSGRAGASVLILYSAFGTYFLYGQYLGYTLPAGYALEVFFPSISDLSSLYFPSLLMGVFLGPGWQDGLSSSSSARYFFELTPLYFASIGSVIILVSAYGRKFFNLLGLNAHLTRVVAAAVGTVIGGFLILGSPEEIAVSALFSIAATFAFLAFRPVFRPRPQLSSSGLIDLFSRSPIYDAKGGSGAIGGNPKSSDLRYCWENTKGLDHIKGELLRSVALPIKYKKEATRFGVKPARGILLYGPPGTGKTTLLRGLASQLGVRYYEVSLSELLSKWYGESERKISELFSNARENAPCLLAINDIDSIGKDRTMYKSDDVTPRLMNVLLSELDAINQKNVDVIVVATTNKPQLLDRALIRPGRFDKIIYVGPPDKDSRKEIFKCYLEGRPVYPGIDYDRLAELSERFTGADIEAVVNKIFSSAFYEGLKDGKSSPISQEALEDAIRGTRPSVDYSMLEEYERFRVEFERDRRVTKSWESGIPEVTFDDIGDLDGVKAELREAFELPIRRPDLMERLRVRGVKGVLLYGPPGCGKTLLAKAVANEVKANFFPVSGAELSRGNIHEAAAKINDIFRRARDNAPAIVFIDEIDQIAPDRSNAAGAQFVPVTTQLLSELDGLQDLKGVMVLAATNRHESIDPALLRPGRIEKHIHVKPPDEKARAEIIRVHLRDAPVGSSVVVEEISKLTEGFSGAGLQELVNEAKKSLIRATLKGEVRDVLEMEDFLDALRRMKESSIVDK